One genomic region from Chlorogloeopsis sp. ULAP01 encodes:
- a CDS encoding SDR family NAD(P)-dependent oxidoreductase gives MTTPTQIRPSSVFLVSGGAKGITAKCTIQLAQQYPCKFILLGRSELLETEPDFAQDCFDEATLKKRIMEYLLSKGEKPTPMSVQKIFNQISSNREIKQTLAAIQQTGGQAKYINVDVTDTLALNQKITSAVAQIGEITGIIHGAGNLADKLIEKKTEQDFEKVYTAKVQGLENLLACVKPNQLEHLVLFSSVTGFYGNIGQSDYAIANEILNKSAHSFKQKYPQCHVVAINWGGWDSGMVTPQLKKEFAKRGIDIIPVEAGTQMLVNELHPAYHNTTQVVIGSPMVPPAALLDPDLRSYRIRRKLTLEGNPFLLDHVIAGNPVLPATCAVSWMSDACEKLYPGYKAFSSTDFRVFKGITFNETLADEYILDLQETFKNLDAHEVNFSCKISSQTPEGKTIYHFSTNIKLLRDVPAAPIYERLNLTEDNIITTIGKDFYQTGEAALFHGSAFQQLRRVININSEKITTECFWQAINKIQQGQFPAYWVNAFTTDLSTHPLWIWLHHYHQEICLPGQQERYEQFAKTPYNEPFYVSCEVKSKTQTSVVADFFIHDKQGKIYSQLLGGRGIIFPAKLMQPKG, from the coding sequence ATGACTACACCAACCCAAATTCGTCCTTCCTCAGTTTTCCTAGTTAGTGGTGGTGCCAAAGGCATTACAGCTAAATGTACTATCCAATTAGCACAACAGTATCCTTGTAAATTTATCCTGCTTGGACGTTCAGAACTTCTAGAAACAGAACCCGACTTCGCTCAAGATTGTTTTGATGAAGCGACATTAAAAAAACGGATCATGGAATATCTTCTCTCCAAAGGAGAAAAACCCACACCCATGAGCGTACAAAAAATATTTAATCAAATTTCTTCAAATCGAGAAATCAAGCAAACATTGGCAGCAATTCAACAAACCGGAGGACAAGCAAAATACATTAACGTTGATGTCACAGATACTCTTGCTCTCAATCAAAAAATTACTAGTGCTGTTGCACAAATAGGAGAAATTACAGGTATTATTCATGGTGCTGGTAACTTAGCTGATAAATTGATTGAAAAGAAAACAGAACAGGATTTTGAAAAAGTTTACACAGCCAAAGTACAGGGATTAGAAAATCTCCTAGCGTGCGTAAAACCAAATCAACTTGAGCATTTAGTCTTATTTTCTTCCGTCACAGGCTTTTACGGTAATATCGGACAATCTGATTACGCGATCGCCAACGAAATCCTCAACAAATCAGCCCACTCCTTCAAGCAAAAATATCCCCAATGTCACGTAGTTGCAATTAATTGGGGTGGTTGGGATAGCGGCATGGTAACACCACAATTGAAAAAAGAATTTGCCAAACGAGGTATTGACATTATTCCGGTAGAAGCTGGAACACAAATGTTAGTTAACGAACTACACCCCGCTTATCACAATACTACCCAAGTTGTGATTGGCAGCCCAATGGTTCCACCAGCTGCACTTTTAGATCCAGATCTGCGCAGCTATCGCATCCGTCGGAAATTGACACTAGAAGGAAATCCCTTTTTACTGGATCACGTCATTGCTGGTAATCCTGTTTTACCTGCTACTTGTGCAGTGTCGTGGATGTCGGATGCCTGTGAAAAACTTTATCCAGGATACAAAGCTTTTAGTAGCACAGATTTTCGAGTATTCAAAGGAATTACCTTTAACGAAACTCTAGCTGACGAATATATTCTCGACTTACAAGAAACATTCAAAAACCTTGATGCTCATGAAGTAAATTTTTCCTGCAAAATTTCGAGTCAAACTCCAGAAGGCAAAACCATATACCACTTCAGCACTAACATTAAACTTCTGCGTGATGTTCCTGCCGCTCCTATTTACGAAAGATTGAATCTGACAGAAGATAACATCATTACCACTATTGGTAAAGATTTTTATCAAACAGGAGAAGCAGCACTATTTCATGGCTCCGCATTTCAACAACTGAGAAGAGTAATAAATATTAATTCCGAAAAAATTACAACTGAATGTTTTTGGCAAGCAATCAACAAAATACAACAAGGACAATTTCCAGCCTACTGGGTTAACGCTTTTACCACTGACTTGAGTACTCATCCTTTATGGATTTGGCTACATCATTACCATCAAGAAATTTGCTTACCAGGGCAACAAGAAAGATACGAACAGTTTGCCAAAACTCCTTATAACGAACCATTTTACGTATCTTGTGAAGTCAAAAGTAAAACACAAACAAGTGTTGTTGCCGATTTCTTTATACACGATAAACAAGGGAAAATTTACTCGCAACTTCTAGGAGGTAGAGGAATTATTTTTCCAGCTAAATTAATGCAGCCGAAAGGTTAG
- a CDS encoding carboxypeptidase-like regulatory domain-containing protein → MPKPQLITYTGRIVDNKKQAPILGAKVTFVYQGNSIVCYTDIEGIYRLEINTNKSDSIHAKLTVEANGYKTYYSSIKVSSKQKDLGDIKLLEPHEIKVINSYPETDTFIPIPIIATILAGLFMITIIALQTSNSKTPVNRRNDSINIYQP, encoded by the coding sequence ATGCCCAAGCCTCAATTAATTACTTATACTGGTCGCATAGTTGATAACAAAAAACAAGCTCCTATTTTAGGAGCTAAAGTTACGTTTGTTTATCAAGGTAATTCAATTGTTTGCTATACAGATATAGAAGGAATTTACCGATTAGAAATTAACACTAATAAAAGTGATAGTATCCATGCAAAATTAACAGTAGAAGCTAACGGATATAAAACATATTACTCTTCTATTAAAGTATCATCTAAGCAAAAAGACCTTGGTGATATTAAACTTTTAGAACCTCATGAAATCAAAGTTATAAATTCTTACCCCGAAACTGACACTTTTATACCGATTCCAATTATAGCAACTATCCTAGCAGGATTATTCATGATTACAATTATTGCACTTCAAACCTCAAATTCCAAAACTCCCGTCAATCGACGTAATGATTCAATCAACATTTATCAACCATAA
- a CDS encoding type I polyketide synthase, with protein MSAHSIDIALTQLEEQINDCEKALVRFIEDKKQMSDQSMTVEKINRKLQHNPIAIIGIASLFPQAKNVQEYWQNIVNKFDCITDIPSTHWSVEDYYDPNPRTPEDKTYCKKGGFLPHVDFNPMEFGIPPNILEVTDVSQLLGLLVAKQAMEDAGYGESREFNRETVGVILGSAALKLGIPLAARLQYPIWRKALKSSGLSDEDTEKIIKKIQSAYVKWDENAFPGMLANVISGRIANRLNLGGINCTVDAACASSFAALKMAISELVEHRCNMMLSGGVDTDNSITAYISFSKTPAVSPSEKVQPFDAKSDGMMLGEGIGMIVLKRLEDAVRDNDKIYAVIKGIGTSSDGRYKSIYAPRKEGQVQALRRAYEDAGFAPETVSLIEAHGTGTMAGDPTEFASLRDFFGENNSKKHQVALGTVKSQIGHTKAAAGAASIIKTALALHHKILPPTINVTEPNPKLNIKNSAFYLNTETRPWIRSEEEPPRRAGVSSFGFGGTNYHVVLEEYEGEHNKAYRMHKAPGEVLLFASTPAQLLSDCEEVLSQLQSEAGDKHYLELVENCKTKEIPQNAARIGFVAETRTEACKFLQISIDLLKNKASAPAWEHPQGIYYRASGMELAGKVVALFSGQGSQYLNMGRELVMNFPELRQLYGYMDSLLRKDNFQPLSEIVFPHPVFEEAEKNAQVAALQRTEYAQPAIGMLSAGMYKLLQQSGFKADFVAGHSFGEITALWAAGVLSDADYCFLVKARGQAMAAPQDPNYDTGAMLAVKEELAKVEGVLKNFPQVAIANLNSPRQVVLAGPTEEIAKVRQALQEQGYTAILLPVSAAFHTPLIAFAQKSFAIAIKNVNFQNPQLPVYTNVTGKEYPKQPAEIQKILETHLSNSVLFKQEIENIYAAGGYCFVEFGPRNILTNLVREILSDRPHIAIALNPSAQKNSDRSLREAAVQLRVAGMSLKNLDPYQLPPVISEPQKNKGLSVKLNGSNYVSEKVKKGFEQALHDGHQVKLHKSESEEMVVTSKSLVTATAATSISTIPESNGHNGHIGLNGNNGHSKKPVLEEDTGTRGHGDTGNVSFSASPPLRVSASSSPTPPLSPSPAPPLPPTSSQPALGSKMNDVPDKLVNYQRVLESLEYALTQFQQNQSENLQVHAQYLNHQVEYARTFFQLVQQQNSLFAKGEQSPQAAKLKGSIIESLDRSMMQFHAQQSETLRIHEQYLHHQVEYTKNFFQVVQQEYAQLVGDGTSVQVSLPIAQEPLSSLNTAKVETPVLPIAKIQSSKPEPALVPDIPAIKEESFVPATTQIQETKPELFVPVATNGMKVAKQETPAPATTEIQENKFPAPPTPVSTPPQPTVSPAPAIDVSDLDQSLLAITSEKTGYPIEMLDMDMDMEADLGIDSIKRVEIMGALQEKYPDLPKPSNVEELAELRTIGQIVEYLKSLVSTPASVATVTEAVTTPTTAVVSNPETAFIEPVFNNDSTAVSENVAVTAETIVTVAEAPAPSADIDLSHLSDDLLAITSEKTGYPVEMLELDMDMEADLGIDSIKRVEIMGALQEKYPDLPKPSNVEELAELRTIGQIVEYLQRLAAGAEKKKYQPESSDKPDSLKNNIQRRPAQLQILPPPDFWEFSLPEGHIILITDDGSLTTSKVAELLSKQGRKVVVLNFPPSLVPEKSPLPPGIDRVILQDSSEEHLQQQLAAIATNYGTVGAFIHIHPIFQASDNNTVAYFPEEKAIVKQVFFMAKHLKKSLTEAGNNGRSCFCTVARLDGAFGLEHEVNYGAIGAGLFGLTKTLIWEWPKVFCRAIDLSPKIDSESSAHHIIAELHDPNRYLTEVAYGSQGRVTLISTPDR; from the coding sequence ATGTCTGCTCATTCAATTGATATTGCCTTAACGCAGTTGGAAGAACAGATAAACGATTGTGAAAAGGCTTTGGTGAGGTTTATTGAGGACAAAAAACAGATGTCGGATCAATCAATGACAGTCGAAAAGATTAACAGAAAATTGCAACATAATCCTATTGCCATTATTGGCATAGCTTCTTTATTCCCCCAAGCTAAAAACGTACAAGAGTACTGGCAAAACATTGTTAACAAATTCGATTGCATTACTGATATTCCGTCAACCCACTGGAGCGTAGAAGACTACTACGATCCGAACCCCAGAACACCCGAAGATAAGACTTACTGTAAAAAAGGTGGATTCCTTCCTCACGTTGATTTTAACCCAATGGAGTTTGGAATACCACCAAATATATTAGAAGTTACAGATGTTTCGCAACTGTTAGGCTTGTTAGTGGCCAAACAAGCGATGGAAGATGCGGGCTATGGGGAAAGCCGGGAATTTAATCGCGAAACGGTTGGAGTGATTTTGGGTTCGGCAGCATTGAAACTGGGAATTCCCCTTGCTGCTCGCCTGCAATATCCGATTTGGAGAAAAGCACTTAAAAGTAGCGGCTTATCCGATGAGGATACAGAAAAAATTATCAAAAAAATCCAAAGCGCCTATGTGAAATGGGATGAGAATGCATTCCCCGGTATGTTAGCTAACGTAATTTCCGGGCGCATTGCCAACCGTTTAAACTTAGGCGGAATAAATTGTACAGTTGATGCTGCTTGTGCTAGCTCCTTCGCTGCCCTGAAAATGGCGATTAGTGAATTGGTAGAGCATCGCTGCAATATGATGCTCAGTGGTGGGGTTGATACTGACAACTCAATCACGGCTTATATCAGTTTCAGTAAAACGCCAGCCGTATCTCCTAGCGAAAAAGTTCAGCCTTTTGATGCCAAGTCTGATGGGATGATGTTGGGTGAAGGCATCGGTATGATTGTCCTCAAACGCCTAGAAGATGCGGTACGGGACAATGATAAAATCTACGCAGTCATCAAAGGTATCGGCACATCCAGTGATGGGCGCTATAAAAGCATTTATGCTCCCCGCAAAGAAGGGCAGGTGCAAGCTTTACGCCGCGCCTATGAGGATGCAGGCTTTGCTCCAGAAACTGTCAGCCTGATTGAAGCCCACGGTACAGGTACGATGGCTGGTGATCCGACTGAATTCGCCTCCTTGAGGGACTTTTTCGGAGAAAATAACTCCAAAAAGCATCAAGTTGCTCTTGGTACTGTCAAATCCCAAATCGGACATACAAAAGCTGCTGCTGGTGCGGCTAGTATCATCAAAACCGCTTTGGCACTGCACCACAAGATTTTACCGCCCACAATTAACGTTACCGAACCCAATCCCAAGCTTAACATCAAAAATTCTGCCTTTTATTTGAATACCGAAACTAGGCCTTGGATTCGTTCGGAAGAAGAACCACCAAGACGTGCGGGAGTAAGTTCCTTTGGCTTTGGCGGTACAAATTACCACGTGGTTCTAGAAGAATACGAAGGCGAACACAACAAAGCTTATCGGATGCATAAGGCTCCTGGTGAGGTGCTGCTGTTTGCTTCAACTCCAGCCCAATTGTTGAGCGATTGTGAAGAAGTTTTAAGCCAGTTGCAGTCTGAAGCAGGTGACAAACATTATCTAGAACTGGTAGAAAATTGCAAAACCAAAGAAATTCCTCAAAATGCAGCCAGAATTGGTTTTGTGGCAGAAACTCGTACTGAGGCTTGCAAGTTCCTGCAAATCAGTATCGACTTGCTGAAAAATAAAGCTTCTGCCCCAGCATGGGAACATCCCCAAGGCATTTACTACCGCGCTTCTGGTATGGAGTTAGCTGGAAAAGTAGTCGCTTTATTTTCCGGACAAGGCTCGCAGTACTTGAATATGGGACGGGAATTGGTAATGAATTTTCCCGAACTGCGGCAACTTTATGGCTACATGGATAGCTTATTACGCAAAGATAATTTTCAGCCGCTATCGGAAATAGTTTTTCCCCATCCCGTATTTGAAGAGGCGGAAAAGAATGCCCAAGTGGCAGCATTGCAGCGCACAGAATACGCGCAACCTGCAATTGGGATGTTGAGTGCTGGGATGTACAAATTACTGCAACAATCTGGATTTAAAGCAGATTTTGTTGCTGGGCATAGTTTTGGCGAAATTACAGCTTTGTGGGCAGCAGGGGTGTTAAGTGACGCAGATTATTGTTTCCTGGTGAAAGCTAGGGGGCAAGCAATGGCAGCTCCTCAAGATCCGAATTACGATACAGGAGCCATGCTGGCGGTAAAAGAAGAACTCGCAAAGGTGGAAGGAGTTCTCAAGAATTTTCCACAAGTAGCGATCGCTAATCTCAATTCTCCCCGACAAGTGGTACTAGCAGGCCCCACCGAGGAAATAGCGAAAGTGCGGCAAGCGTTGCAAGAACAGGGATATACTGCTATTTTGCTACCAGTCTCAGCAGCATTCCATACACCCTTGATTGCCTTTGCTCAGAAATCTTTCGCGATCGCCATTAAGAACGTTAATTTCCAAAATCCGCAACTACCCGTTTACACTAACGTCACAGGTAAAGAATATCCCAAACAACCAGCAGAAATTCAAAAAATTCTCGAAACTCACCTCTCGAACTCGGTACTGTTTAAGCAGGAAATCGAAAATATCTATGCGGCGGGGGGTTACTGTTTTGTAGAATTTGGGCCGAGGAACATACTTACTAACTTAGTACGGGAAATTTTGAGCGATCGCCCCCACATTGCGATCGCACTCAACCCCAGCGCTCAAAAGAACAGCGATCGTTCGCTCCGGGAAGCGGCTGTACAATTGCGTGTTGCTGGTATGTCTTTGAAAAATCTCGATCCCTACCAACTGCCACCAGTTATCTCTGAACCTCAGAAAAACAAGGGGTTGAGCGTCAAGTTAAACGGTTCTAACTACGTATCAGAAAAAGTGAAAAAGGGGTTTGAGCAAGCTTTGCACGATGGGCATCAGGTGAAACTACACAAAAGCGAATCTGAGGAAATGGTAGTTACATCAAAGTCTCTGGTGACAGCAACAGCAGCTACTTCCATTTCAACAATACCAGAGAGTAACGGACATAACGGGCATATTGGGTTAAACGGAAATAACGGACATAGTAAAAAACCCGTTCTTGAAGAGGACACGGGGACACGGGGACACGGGGACACGGGGAATGTTTCCTTCTCCGCGTCACCCCCTCTCCGCGTCTCCGCGTCTTCCTCGCCCACTCCCCCCCTTTCCCCCTCCCCCGCTCCTCCCCTCCCTCCTACTTCCTCTCAACCAGCTCTAGGGTCGAAAATGAATGACGTACCAGATAAACTTGTAAATTACCAAAGAGTTTTAGAAAGCTTAGAGTATGCGTTGACGCAGTTTCAACAAAATCAAAGTGAAAATTTACAAGTTCACGCCCAATATCTCAACCATCAGGTGGAATACGCTAGAACCTTTTTCCAACTGGTGCAGCAGCAAAATTCCTTGTTTGCCAAAGGAGAACAATCACCCCAAGCAGCCAAGCTTAAAGGGAGCATCATTGAAAGCTTAGATCGCAGCATGATGCAGTTTCATGCCCAACAAAGTGAAACCTTACGCATTCATGAACAATATCTCCACCACCAAGTAGAGTACACCAAAAACTTTTTCCAAGTCGTCCAGCAAGAGTACGCCCAGCTAGTTGGGGATGGCACTTCTGTTCAGGTAAGCTTACCTATAGCTCAAGAACCCCTGTCATCTTTGAATACAGCGAAAGTAGAAACTCCTGTTCTCCCCATAGCCAAAATCCAGTCAAGCAAGCCGGAACCCGCACTCGTACCCGACATTCCTGCAATCAAAGAAGAAAGTTTTGTTCCCGCCACTACCCAAATCCAGGAAACTAAGCCTGAGCTTTTTGTGCCTGTAGCTACAAATGGCATGAAAGTCGCAAAACAAGAAACTCCGGCTCCTGCCACTACTGAGATTCAAGAAAATAAGTTTCCTGCACCTCCAACGCCAGTTAGCACACCACCTCAGCCAACAGTTTCTCCAGCACCAGCCATTGATGTATCCGACTTGGATCAAAGCCTGCTAGCCATCACCAGTGAAAAAACTGGCTATCCAATCGAAATGCTCGATATGGACATGGATATGGAGGCAGACTTGGGTATTGACTCAATCAAACGCGTAGAAATCATGGGTGCGTTGCAAGAGAAATACCCTGATTTACCCAAGCCAAGTAACGTAGAAGAACTGGCAGAACTGCGTACAATCGGGCAAATTGTTGAGTATTTGAAATCCTTGGTTTCCACTCCTGCATCAGTAGCAACGGTAACTGAAGCAGTTACCACGCCAACAACAGCGGTAGTTAGCAATCCCGAAACTGCATTCATTGAACCTGTATTTAACAATGATTCAACCGCAGTCAGCGAAAATGTAGCGGTTACAGCAGAAACTATCGTCACAGTTGCCGAAGCGCCTGCCCCTTCAGCAGATATCGATTTGAGCCACTTGTCAGACGACTTGTTAGCCATCACTAGCGAGAAAACAGGCTATCCAGTAGAAATGCTAGAACTGGATATGGACATGGAGGCAGACTTAGGTATAGACTCGATTAAACGCGTAGAAATCATGGGTGCGTTGCAAGAAAAGTACCCCGACTTGCCCAAACCGAGTAATGTCGAAGAACTAGCAGAACTGCGTACAATCGGGCAAATTGTTGAATACCTCCAGCGCTTGGCTGCGGGGGCGGAAAAAAAAAAGTACCAGCCTGAATCTAGTGACAAGCCAGACAGCTTAAAGAACAACATCCAGCGTCGCCCAGCCCAACTGCAAATCCTACCTCCACCGGATTTTTGGGAATTTAGTTTACCAGAGGGACACATTATCTTAATCACCGATGATGGTTCCCTCACTACTTCTAAAGTAGCTGAGTTACTGAGCAAGCAAGGGCGGAAAGTAGTAGTTTTAAATTTCCCGCCTTCCCTCGTTCCCGAAAAATCTCCCTTACCACCAGGCATCGATCGCGTTATCTTACAAGACTCAAGTGAGGAACATCTGCAACAACAATTAGCAGCGATCGCAACTAACTACGGCACGGTAGGAGCATTTATCCACATTCACCCCATCTTTCAAGCAAGCGATAATAACACGGTGGCTTACTTCCCAGAAGAAAAAGCAATTGTGAAACAAGTCTTCTTCATGGCGAAACACCTGAAAAAATCCCTCACCGAAGCGGGTAATAATGGACGCAGTTGTTTCTGTACCGTAGCACGACTGGACGGCGCTTTTGGGTTAGAACATGAAGTAAATTATGGAGCGATCGGCGCAGGTTTATTTGGATTAACTAAAACCCTGATTTGGGAATGGCCAAAAGTATTTTGTCGGGCGATCGACCTCAGTCCTAAAATTGATAGTGAGTCCTCTGCACATCATATTATTGCCGAACTTCACGATCCGAATCGATATCTTACCGAAGTGGCATACGGTTCGCAAGGAAGAGTAACTCTCATCAGCACCCCCGACAGATAG